The proteins below are encoded in one region of Buttiauxella gaviniae:
- the rnhB gene encoding ribonuclease HII, with protein MIEFIYPHTHLVAGVDEVGRGPLVGAVVTAAVILDPAKPIVGLADSKKLSEKRRNALYDEIIEKALSWSLGRAEPEEIDQLNILHATMLAMQRAVAGLSVEPEYVLIDGNRCPALPMPSLAVVKGDSRVAEISAASIIAKVTRDREMAELDLCFPQYGFAQHKGYPTAFHLEKLAEHGATEHHRRSFAPVKRALGLAS; from the coding sequence ATGATTGAATTTATTTATCCGCATACGCATCTGGTTGCCGGTGTTGATGAAGTGGGGCGCGGCCCGCTGGTAGGGGCGGTCGTCACTGCTGCGGTGATTCTTGATCCCGCAAAACCTATTGTTGGCCTGGCTGACTCGAAGAAACTCTCTGAAAAACGCCGGAATGCGCTATACGATGAAATTATCGAAAAAGCACTCTCCTGGAGCCTTGGGCGTGCGGAACCAGAAGAGATCGACCAACTCAATATTTTACATGCCACCATGTTAGCGATGCAGCGTGCCGTTGCGGGTCTTTCCGTCGAGCCTGAATATGTTTTGATTGATGGCAACCGCTGCCCTGCATTACCGATGCCTTCGCTTGCCGTTGTTAAAGGTGACAGCCGGGTTGCAGAAATTAGCGCCGCATCAATAATTGCCAAAGTGACGCGCGATCGTGAAATGGCGGAGCTCGATCTCTGTTTTCCGCAATACGGTTTCGCTCAACATAAAGGCTACCCAACCGCTTTCCATCTGGAAAAGCTGGCAGAGCATGGTGCGACAGAGCACCATCGCCGTAGTTTTGCTCCGGTCAAACGCGCTCTCGGACTGGCGTCCTGA
- the lpxB gene encoding lipid-A-disaccharide synthase produces the protein MKPGRPLTIALVAGETSGDILGAGLIRALKARVPDARFVGVAGPLMQAEGCEAWYEMEELAVMGIVEVLGRLRRLLHIRADLTRRFTELQPDVFVGIDAPDFNITLEGNLKKQGIRTIHYVSPSVWAWRQKRVFKIGRATDLVLAFLPFEKAFYDRFNVPCRFIGHTMADAMPLDPDKNAARATLGISPDAKCLALLPGSRGAEVEMLSADFLKTALLLRERFPGLEIVVPLVNAKRREQFERIKAEVAPDLTMHLLNGQGREAMVASDAALLASGTAALECMLAKCPMVVGYRMKPFTFWLAKRLVKTDYVSLPNLLAGRELVKELLQEECEPTALAQALQPLLEDGAQSHQMHDTFRDLHQQIRCNADEQAADAVLELAQ, from the coding sequence ATGAAACCTGGTCGTCCGCTTACGATTGCCCTGGTCGCCGGAGAAACTTCCGGCGATATTCTTGGTGCTGGCCTGATTCGAGCTCTGAAAGCGCGCGTTCCTGACGCTCGCTTTGTGGGGGTTGCCGGCCCTTTAATGCAGGCCGAAGGCTGCGAAGCCTGGTATGAAATGGAAGAGCTGGCGGTGATGGGCATTGTTGAAGTGCTTGGTCGCCTGCGTCGTTTACTTCATATTCGCGCCGATCTGACCCGCCGCTTTACTGAATTACAGCCTGATGTTTTTGTCGGTATTGATGCGCCTGATTTTAATATCACGCTGGAAGGCAATCTCAAAAAGCAGGGTATTCGCACGATTCATTACGTTAGTCCTTCTGTTTGGGCATGGCGTCAAAAACGTGTTTTCAAAATTGGCAGAGCAACCGATCTGGTGCTCGCTTTCCTGCCTTTCGAAAAAGCGTTTTACGATAGATTTAATGTCCCGTGCCGTTTTATCGGTCATACCATGGCAGATGCCATGCCTCTTGATCCCGATAAAAACGCCGCGCGAGCGACGCTCGGAATTTCCCCTGATGCCAAATGTCTGGCGTTATTGCCGGGGAGTCGCGGTGCCGAAGTAGAAATGCTCAGTGCCGATTTCCTGAAAACGGCACTGTTACTACGCGAGCGTTTCCCGGGCCTGGAAATAGTTGTTCCGTTGGTTAACGCCAAACGCCGTGAACAATTTGAACGCATTAAGGCTGAAGTTGCCCCCGATCTGACGATGCATTTACTCAATGGGCAGGGGCGCGAAGCCATGGTAGCCAGCGATGCTGCGTTATTGGCATCCGGTACGGCAGCACTTGAGTGCATGCTGGCAAAATGCCCAATGGTTGTCGGTTATCGTATGAAGCCCTTTACCTTCTGGCTGGCTAAGCGTTTGGTAAAAACCGATTACGTTTCACTGCCAAACCTGTTGGCGGGCCGAGAGCTGGTCAAAGAATTGTTGCAGGAAGAGTGTGAGCCCACTGCACTTGCTCAGGCTCTGCAACCGTTGCTTGAAGACGGTGCACAAAGCCATCAAATGCACGATACCTTCCGTGACCTGCATCAGCAGATTCGTTGTAATGCCGATGAACAAGCGGCAGATGCGGTGTTGGAGCTCGCGCAATGA